One segment of Sphingomonas morindae DNA contains the following:
- a CDS encoding cellulase family glycosylhydrolase, with translation MIRSLTTLLAGALLCASPALARDRWTPAEAKSWYGRQPWLVGANYLPATAINQLEMWQAESFDPARIDLELGWAQKMGMNTMRVFLHDKLWAQDSQGFAARIDQFLAIAHRHGIKPLFVLFDSCWDPNSKLGPQHPPIPGVHNSGWVQSPGPAALADPRQRPVLEAYVKGVIGRFAKDDRILGWDVWNEPDNPAEQYPGQPADKAEMVTRLLPQVFAWARSADPSQPLTSGVWLGTDWAPGTRHRPIEDVQLGQSDVISFHDYGWPESMETRIGLLEGYGRPVLCTEYMARGAGSTFDGSLPIGKRHHVAMINWGFVDGKEQTRLPWDSWKRPYTLEEPTVWFHDVLHTDGTPYRPAEVELITRLTHSPTP, from the coding sequence ATGATCCGTTCGCTTACCACGCTTCTCGCCGGCGCCCTGCTGTGCGCGAGCCCGGCGCTCGCGCGGGATCGCTGGACCCCGGCCGAGGCCAAGAGCTGGTACGGCCGCCAGCCCTGGCTTGTCGGCGCCAACTATCTGCCGGCCACCGCGATCAACCAGCTGGAGATGTGGCAGGCCGAGAGCTTCGATCCGGCGCGCATCGATCTCGAGCTGGGCTGGGCGCAGAAGATGGGCATGAACACGATGCGCGTCTTCCTGCACGACAAGCTCTGGGCGCAGGACAGCCAGGGCTTCGCCGCGCGGATCGATCAGTTCCTCGCGATCGCCCATCGCCATGGCATCAAGCCGCTGTTCGTGCTGTTCGACAGCTGCTGGGATCCGAATTCCAAGCTCGGGCCGCAGCATCCGCCGATCCCGGGCGTGCATAATTCGGGCTGGGTCCAATCCCCCGGCCCGGCCGCGCTCGCCGATCCGCGCCAGCGGCCGGTGCTGGAGGCCTATGTGAAGGGCGTGATCGGCCGCTTCGCCAAGGATGACCGAATCCTCGGATGGGACGTGTGGAACGAGCCCGACAATCCGGCCGAGCAATATCCCGGCCAGCCCGCCGACAAGGCCGAGATGGTGACGCGGCTCTTGCCGCAGGTCTTCGCCTGGGCGCGCAGCGCCGATCCCAGCCAGCCGCTCACCAGCGGGGTGTGGCTGGGCACCGACTGGGCGCCGGGCACGCGCCATCGCCCGATCGAGGATGTCCAGCTCGGCCAATCCGATGTGATCAGCTTCCACGATTATGGCTGGCCCGAATCGATGGAGACGCGGATCGGGCTGCTGGAAGGCTATGGCCGGCCCGTGCTCTGCACCGAATATATGGCGCGCGGCGCCGGCTCGACCTTCGATGGCTCGCTGCCGATCGGCAAGCGCCACCATGTCGCGATGATCAACTGGGGCTTTGTCGACGGCAAGGAGCAGACCCGCCTGCCCTGGGACAGCTGGAAGCGGCCCTATACGTTGGAGGAGCCGACCGTGTGGTTCCACGATGTGCTGCACACGGACGGCACCCCCTATCGCCCGGCCGAGGTGGAGCTGATCACGCGCCTCACCCACAGCCCCACGCCTTAG
- a CDS encoding bifunctional helix-turn-helix transcriptional regulator/GNAT family N-acetyltransferase, whose protein sequence is MADILADLGATFLGSRLKRLAERLQGDAARIIRAAGFPIQPAQFPMLAAVDRYGPISVGRAAELLGVSQPVVTRTLTGLIDAGLLETTRDEADLRHKTIRLTPAGTGLMARAKPLIWPRVDAAVQELCAPLSGDFLTQVAQLEAALDARSLEARVAARPPAFSVLPWSPDRAADFYRISAEWVEAMFRLEENDIQILTRPEELIIARGGDILFVATPDLGVIGTCALMKIEDGVFELTKMGVSAAARGRKAGEFLLAATLERARAIGMTRLYLLTNRSCAAAIHLYEKHGFVHSEEIMERYGSRYARCDVAMDYRW, encoded by the coding sequence ATGGCTGACATATTGGCGGATCTCGGCGCGACCTTTCTGGGCAGCCGGCTCAAGCGTCTGGCCGAGCGGCTGCAGGGCGATGCCGCGCGCATCATCCGCGCCGCCGGCTTTCCGATCCAGCCCGCCCAATTCCCGATGCTTGCGGCGGTGGATCGCTATGGCCCGATCAGCGTCGGCCGCGCGGCGGAGCTGCTCGGCGTTTCCCAGCCGGTCGTGACGCGCACGCTGACGGGGCTGATCGACGCGGGGCTGCTCGAAACGACGCGCGATGAGGCCGATCTCCGCCACAAGACGATCCGCCTCACCCCGGCCGGAACGGGGCTGATGGCGCGCGCCAAGCCGCTGATCTGGCCGCGTGTCGATGCGGCGGTGCAGGAATTGTGCGCGCCGCTTTCCGGCGATTTCCTCACCCAGGTGGCGCAGCTCGAGGCGGCGCTCGACGCGCGGTCGCTCGAAGCGCGGGTCGCGGCGCGGCCGCCCGCCTTCAGCGTACTGCCCTGGTCCCCGGACCGCGCGGCCGATTTTTATCGCATCAGCGCGGAATGGGTGGAGGCGATGTTCCGGCTCGAGGAGAATGACATCCAAATCCTCACCCGCCCCGAGGAGCTGATCATCGCGCGCGGCGGCGACATCTTGTTCGTGGCGACGCCCGATCTCGGGGTGATCGGCACCTGTGCGCTGATGAAGATCGAGGACGGCGTGTTCGAGCTTACCAAGATGGGCGTCAGCGCGGCGGCGCGCGGGCGCAAGGCGGGCGAATTCCTGCTCGCCGCGACGCTGGAGCGCGCCCGCGCGATCGGCATGACGCGGCTCTATCTGCTGACCAACCGCAGCTGCGCGGCCGCCATCCACCTCTACGAGAAGCACGGCTTCGTCCATTCCGAGGAGATTATGGAGCGGTACGGCAGCCGCTACGCGCGCTGCGACGTGGCGATGGACTATCGCTGGTAG
- a CDS encoding DUF2076 domain-containing protein yields the protein MTPDERALLARYLDDLNATRGVRKDAEADALIRQALSANPDAAYLLVQHAIVADQSLYAAQARIEALEAQLRETPPPSFLPPASPWRSSGAPAYAAPDVAPPPPQQRPGLFSADSGLGSFLRNAGTTAAGVAGGEMLFSGLSDLFGHHGDGALRDRPEETVVNNFYGDDGDGDMDRPDDPGNW from the coding sequence ATGACACCCGACGAACGCGCGCTGCTGGCCCGCTATCTCGATGATCTTAACGCCACCCGGGGCGTCCGCAAGGATGCCGAGGCCGATGCCCTGATCCGGCAGGCTTTGTCCGCCAATCCGGACGCGGCCTATCTGCTCGTCCAGCACGCGATCGTCGCGGACCAGTCGCTCTATGCGGCGCAGGCGCGGATCGAGGCGCTGGAGGCGCAGCTGCGCGAAACTCCGCCGCCCAGCTTCCTGCCCCCCGCCAGCCCCTGGCGGAGCAGCGGCGCGCCCGCTTATGCCGCTCCCGACGTCGCGCCGCCGCCGCCACAGCAGCGGCCCGGCCTCTTCTCGGCCGATAGCGGGCTGGGCAGCTTCCTCCGCAATGCCGGCACGACTGCGGCGGGCGTGGCCGGCGGTGAGATGCTGTTCAGCGGGCTCTCGGATCTGTTCGGCCACCATGGCGACGGCGCGCTGCGCGACCGCCCCGAGGAGACGGTCGTCAACAATTTCTACGGCGACGATGGCGACGGCGATATGGATCGCCCCGACGATCCCGGCAATTGGTGA